In Micrococcus luteus NCTC 2665, a single window of DNA contains:
- a CDS encoding 50S ribosomal protein L25/general stress protein Ctc: MSDQLKIKVTRRTDFGKGAARQARRAGLIPAVVYGHGQEPVHLLLPAQETTLAVRNPNALLTVVNEAGEEHLVLPKDIQRHAIKDTVDHLDLIEVRRGEKVVVEVTVQVEGEVAPGTEYVLDYVTVPVEADATDLPEAVTISVEGREAGDHVYAPDVQVPAGATLQLEDDIVIATVNEVVEQDLGDESVQEEQAAESAEGESEGSED, translated from the coding sequence ATGTCTGACCAGCTCAAGATCAAGGTCACCCGCCGCACCGACTTCGGCAAGGGCGCCGCCCGCCAGGCCCGCCGCGCCGGCCTGATCCCCGCCGTCGTCTACGGCCACGGCCAGGAGCCCGTGCACCTGCTGCTGCCGGCCCAGGAGACCACCCTGGCCGTCCGCAACCCCAACGCCCTGCTCACCGTTGTGAACGAGGCCGGCGAGGAGCACCTGGTCCTGCCCAAGGACATCCAGCGCCACGCCATCAAGGACACCGTGGACCACCTGGACCTCATCGAGGTCCGCCGCGGCGAGAAGGTCGTCGTCGAGGTCACCGTGCAGGTCGAGGGCGAGGTCGCCCCCGGCACCGAGTACGTGCTGGACTACGTCACCGTGCCGGTCGAGGCCGACGCCACCGACCTGCCCGAGGCCGTCACCATCTCCGTCGAGGGCCGCGAGGCCGGCGACCACGTGTACGCCCCGGATGTGCAGGTCCCGGCCGGCGCCACCCTGCAGCTCGAGGACGACATCGTTATCGCCACCGTCAACGAGGTCGTCGAGCAGGACCTCGGCGACGAGTCCGTGCAGGAGGAGCAGGCCGCCGAGTCTGCCGAGGGCGAGTCCGAGGGCTCCGAGGACTGA
- the pth gene encoding aminoacyl-tRNA hydrolase, producing the protein MTTGTTLIVGLGNPGPEYERTRHNVGQMVADELASRMGVGFTRHRAGAVVATGRLGIGGPRVVLAKSTGYMNVSGRPVSALASFYGIGPEDLVVVHDELDIPFDTLRLKRGGGEGGHNGLKSITASLGTKDYARVRVGIGRPPGRMDVADFVLRPFTKPEQDVLPLHVDRAADAVEKLVTDGLEPAQQAFH; encoded by the coding sequence ATGACGACGGGGACCACGCTCATCGTCGGGCTCGGCAACCCCGGGCCCGAGTATGAGCGCACCCGTCACAACGTCGGCCAGATGGTGGCGGATGAGCTCGCCTCCCGCATGGGGGTCGGGTTCACCCGCCACCGGGCCGGCGCCGTGGTGGCCACGGGTCGCCTCGGCATCGGGGGGCCGCGGGTCGTGCTCGCGAAGTCCACCGGCTACATGAACGTCTCCGGACGCCCCGTCTCCGCGCTGGCGTCCTTCTACGGGATCGGCCCCGAGGACCTCGTGGTGGTCCATGACGAGCTGGACATCCCGTTCGACACCCTGCGCCTCAAGCGCGGCGGGGGAGAGGGCGGCCACAACGGCCTGAAGTCCATCACCGCCTCGCTGGGCACGAAGGACTACGCCCGCGTGCGCGTCGGCATCGGCCGGCCCCCGGGCCGCATGGACGTGGCCGACTTCGTGCTGCGCCCCTTCACCAAGCCCGAGCAGGACGTCCTGCCGCTGCACGTGGACCGCGCGGCGGACGCCGTGGAGAAGCTCGTCACGGACGGGCTCGAGCCCGCCCAGCAGGCGTTCCACTGA
- a CDS encoding arsenate-mycothiol transferase ArsC, with amino-acid sequence MLIVCTGNVCRSAYASRALQGQLGPLAPGRVEVGSAGSQPNQALRVPPPLVRLGAEAGVAGLADHRPAALQPFMIEVADLVLTATQEHMSFALRQVPQAVTRVFTVLELAELVRILDARDGRDWIPAGRGVRAFAAEAAHHRALARSTTQPLDIVDPFRGPEEGYAEMIRIMDPAVETIADALARAVTPAP; translated from the coding sequence GTGCTCATCGTGTGCACCGGCAACGTGTGCCGCTCGGCTTATGCGAGCCGCGCCCTCCAAGGTCAGCTGGGGCCCCTGGCCCCCGGCCGGGTGGAGGTCGGCAGCGCCGGCTCCCAGCCGAATCAGGCCCTGAGGGTGCCCCCGCCGCTCGTGCGGCTCGGCGCCGAGGCCGGTGTCGCCGGCCTTGCGGACCACCGGCCCGCCGCGTTGCAGCCGTTCATGATCGAGGTGGCGGATCTCGTGTTGACCGCGACTCAGGAACACATGAGCTTCGCGCTGCGCCAGGTGCCGCAGGCCGTCACGCGCGTGTTCACCGTGCTGGAGCTCGCGGAGCTGGTCCGCATCCTGGACGCGCGGGACGGACGGGACTGGATCCCCGCGGGCCGAGGGGTGCGCGCCTTCGCGGCGGAGGCGGCCCACCACCGGGCCCTCGCACGGTCGACCACCCAGCCCCTCGACATCGTGGACCCGTTCCGCGGACCGGAGGAAGGGTACGCGGAGATGATCCGGATCATGGATCCCGCAGTGGAGACCATCGCGGACGCCCTGGCCCGTGCCGTGACCCCGGCGCCCTGA
- a CDS encoding DUF2505 domain-containing protein — protein sequence MAFSAQQPIPHPPAAVAAALASEDFHRSVVESFGGSLVSFSVEGSPEGPMTVTAVRSLPADRIPDRVPDMARKLIGSALQVEQVERWDAPAADGSRAGTTTITVPSAKATADGALRLTAAGEGSQFSVDGTLVCRIPLVGSKLAAKAEPMVGKVVDRQARALSSWLGRDGGAARS from the coding sequence GTGGCCTTTTCCGCTCAGCAGCCCATCCCGCACCCGCCGGCGGCCGTGGCAGCCGCCCTGGCGTCCGAGGACTTCCACCGTTCCGTGGTCGAGTCCTTCGGCGGCTCCCTGGTCTCGTTCTCCGTCGAGGGCTCCCCGGAGGGCCCGATGACCGTCACCGCCGTGCGCTCCCTGCCCGCGGACCGCATCCCGGACCGTGTCCCGGACATGGCCCGCAAGCTCATCGGCTCCGCCCTCCAGGTGGAGCAGGTGGAGCGGTGGGACGCGCCCGCCGCGGACGGCTCCCGCGCCGGCACCACCACCATCACCGTGCCCTCCGCCAAGGCGACGGCGGACGGCGCCCTCCGCCTGACCGCCGCCGGTGAGGGCTCCCAGTTCTCCGTGGACGGCACCCTCGTCTGCCGGATCCCGCTGGTGGGCTCGAAGCTCGCGGCGAAGGCCGAGCCGATGGTCGGCAAGGTCGTCGATCGTCAGGCCCGGGCGCTGTCCTCGTGGCTCGGGCGTGACGGAGGAGCCGCGCGCAGTTGA
- a CDS encoding MauE/DoxX family redox-associated membrane protein, which yields MSALWAVALIMLLSGTAKLRSGEDVQATFTRLRVPRPFAAPALARAFPWLELLLAAALLQPFTLLRPVVGLVAVALFAAFLALVVRAQDDGVSCGCFGEASAAPISRTTVVRNVVFLALAVLALAEGIVSLAVHGAGLAWQPLTAFGAGAWAWALLVSVLLATAAFLAGRESVPAAPDAAPATPTPEAPAALDPADGAEPERHPFPDAVVVADGEYTGLHRLVADGAVVVLRLSTGCGSCARVIERLDEFTDALGPVRLRVLMPQHAPGADGAIRRGAVDASLVLADPAGAASQALGLHSFPTAVLLGTDRLTAGGPVGGADDVLAFLEEIREIMTTELPAATDGSTATPEVRA from the coding sequence ATGTCGGCACTCTGGGCCGTGGCCCTCATCATGCTCCTGAGCGGGACGGCGAAGCTCCGTTCCGGCGAGGACGTGCAGGCCACGTTCACCCGACTCAGGGTGCCCCGCCCGTTCGCGGCCCCCGCCCTGGCGCGCGCGTTCCCCTGGCTCGAGCTGCTGCTCGCCGCCGCCCTCCTGCAGCCCTTCACCCTGCTGCGTCCGGTCGTCGGGCTGGTGGCCGTGGCCCTCTTCGCCGCCTTCCTCGCGCTCGTGGTCCGGGCCCAGGACGACGGCGTCTCGTGCGGCTGCTTCGGCGAGGCCTCGGCCGCCCCGATCTCCCGCACCACCGTGGTCCGCAACGTCGTCTTCCTGGCCCTCGCCGTCCTGGCCCTGGCCGAGGGGATCGTCTCGCTGGCGGTGCACGGCGCGGGCCTGGCCTGGCAGCCGCTCACCGCCTTCGGCGCCGGGGCGTGGGCGTGGGCCCTGCTCGTGTCCGTGCTGCTCGCGACCGCCGCGTTCCTGGCCGGGCGCGAGTCCGTCCCGGCCGCGCCCGACGCCGCCCCGGCGACGCCCACGCCCGAGGCCCCGGCCGCCCTCGACCCGGCCGACGGCGCCGAGCCCGAACGCCACCCGTTCCCGGACGCCGTCGTGGTCGCGGACGGCGAGTACACCGGTCTGCACCGGCTGGTCGCGGACGGGGCCGTGGTGGTCCTGCGCCTGTCCACGGGGTGCGGCTCCTGCGCGCGGGTGATCGAGCGGCTGGACGAGTTCACGGACGCGCTCGGGCCGGTCCGGCTGCGCGTCCTCATGCCCCAGCACGCCCCCGGTGCCGACGGGGCGATCCGCCGCGGCGCCGTCGACGCGTCGCTCGTGCTCGCCGACCCGGCCGGCGCCGCCTCGCAGGCCCTCGGCCTGCACTCGTTCCCCACCGCGGTGCTGCTCGGCACGGACCGGCTCACCGCCGGCGGCCCGGTGGGCGGCGCCGACGACGTCCTCGCCTTCCTCGAAGAGATCCGGGAGATCATGACCACCGAACTGCCCGCCGCCACGGACGGCTCCACCGCCACCCCGGAGGTCCGCGCATGA